One Streptomyces sp. SAI-135 DNA segment encodes these proteins:
- a CDS encoding GNAT family N-acetyltransferase, whose protein sequence is MTSRDAAVLDDPVGASLRGPHTSLARRHGRAAAYLPEVATFAAVSPEPEAADWEDLARLLGPGAFADMFSAEGTPPPDWAPVFALEGRQMIRAATDSAEGIDTGVVELGAADVPEMLALAALTRPGPFWPRTHELGTYLGIRAHGRLVAMAGERLRPPGWAEISAVCTAPEARGQGHAARLVNALSARILARGERPFLHVAEANTAAIALYERLGFGTRRPVTFRGFCIP, encoded by the coding sequence ATGACGAGCCGGGACGCCGCCGTACTCGACGATCCGGTGGGCGCGTCGCTGCGCGGTCCCCATACGAGCCTGGCCCGCAGGCACGGCCGGGCCGCCGCCTATCTGCCCGAGGTGGCGACCTTCGCCGCGGTGTCGCCCGAGCCGGAGGCGGCTGACTGGGAAGACCTGGCGCGGCTGCTGGGCCCCGGCGCGTTCGCCGACATGTTCAGCGCCGAGGGGACCCCGCCCCCGGACTGGGCGCCGGTCTTCGCCCTCGAAGGACGGCAGATGATCCGGGCCGCCACCGATTCGGCCGAGGGCATCGACACCGGTGTGGTCGAACTGGGTGCGGCCGACGTGCCCGAGATGCTCGCCCTCGCCGCGCTGACCCGGCCGGGACCGTTCTGGCCGCGCACCCATGAACTCGGCACCTACCTCGGGATCCGTGCCCACGGCAGGCTCGTGGCCATGGCGGGCGAGCGGCTCCGGCCGCCCGGCTGGGCCGAGATCAGCGCCGTGTGCACGGCACCCGAGGCACGCGGACAGGGCCACGCCGCCCGCCTGGTGAACGCGCTCAGCGCACGCATCCTCGCCCGCGGCGAACGCCCCTTCCTGCATGTGGCGGAGGCCAACACCGCCGCGATCGCGCTCTACGAACGGCTCGGCTTCGGCACCCGCAGGCCCGTGACCTTCCGCGGCTTTTGCATCCCGTGA
- a CDS encoding DUF397 domain-containing protein, whose product MTSTDCHVYNGMPATELGEQGWESPWSGPNGGQCVQTKLLADGRVALRQSTDPAGPALIYTPQEIAAFVAGVKRGLADHLTAG is encoded by the coding sequence ATGACCAGCACCGACTGTCACGTCTACAACGGGATGCCCGCCACCGAACTCGGCGAGCAGGGCTGGGAGTCCCCGTGGAGCGGACCCAACGGCGGCCAGTGCGTGCAGACCAAGCTCCTGGCCGACGGCCGGGTGGCGCTGCGGCAGTCGACCGATCCGGCCGGACCCGCGCTGATCTACACCCCGCAGGAGATCGCCGCGTTCGTCGCGGGCGTCAAGCGGGGCCTCGCCGACCACCTCACGGCCGGCTGA
- a CDS encoding helix-turn-helix domain-containing protein, which translates to MTTLNRPGAPDGHICGIDAAMEVIGGKWKVLILWALHEHPCRRFGELRRLLPGITEKVLASHLRELETDGVVLRVSYDEVPPRVEYSLTEDGERLNDALRPLAAWGRGRST; encoded by the coding sequence ATGACGACGCTGAACCGGCCCGGCGCGCCGGACGGGCACATCTGCGGGATCGACGCGGCGATGGAGGTGATCGGCGGCAAGTGGAAGGTGCTGATCCTCTGGGCGCTCCACGAGCACCCCTGCCGCCGCTTCGGCGAGCTGCGCCGGCTGCTCCCGGGGATCACCGAGAAGGTGCTCGCCTCCCATCTGCGCGAGCTGGAAACGGACGGCGTGGTGCTCCGCGTCTCCTACGACGAGGTGCCGCCGCGCGTCGAGTACTCCCTGACCGAGGACGGCGAGCGCCTCAACGACGCGCTCCGGCCGCTGGCCGCCTGGGGGCGCGGACGGTCCACCTGA
- a CDS encoding SAM-dependent methyltransferase — MTNSHAAREIDTSRPHSARMYDYYLGGKDHFDVDKQAAETVAATYPGIFTCAREIRSFMHRATRVLAQEYGIRQWLDIGTGIPTEPNLHQVAQSVAPEARVVYADNDPLVLKYAERLMRNTPEGRTAYVQGDFTDPEAILGSPELARTLDLNRPVALSLNAILHFVPDDWDPYGIVSRLLDALPSGSALAVSHCTGDFAPELWAKLVGIYAAGGTRAQVRSQAEVARFFKGLDLLDPGVSLTHRWRPDDPQGPGPELTDAEVSAWAGVGIKP, encoded by the coding sequence ATGACCAACTCCCACGCCGCGCGGGAGATCGACACCAGCCGGCCCCACTCCGCCCGGATGTACGACTACTACCTCGGCGGCAAGGACCACTTCGACGTCGACAAGCAGGCGGCCGAGACCGTCGCGGCCACCTACCCCGGCATCTTCACGTGCGCCCGCGAGATCCGCTCGTTCATGCACCGCGCCACCCGTGTCCTCGCGCAGGAGTACGGCATCCGCCAGTGGCTCGACATCGGCACCGGCATCCCCACCGAGCCGAACCTGCACCAGGTCGCCCAGTCCGTGGCACCCGAGGCACGGGTGGTCTACGCCGACAACGACCCGCTGGTCCTCAAGTACGCCGAGCGCCTGATGCGCAACACCCCCGAGGGCCGCACGGCGTACGTCCAGGGCGACTTCACCGACCCCGAGGCCATCCTCGGCTCCCCCGAGCTGGCCAGGACCCTGGACCTGAACCGGCCCGTGGCCCTGTCCCTCAACGCCATCCTGCACTTCGTGCCGGACGACTGGGACCCGTACGGCATCGTCTCGCGCCTCCTGGACGCCCTGCCCTCGGGCAGCGCCCTGGCCGTCAGTCACTGCACGGGAGACTTCGCCCCGGAACTCTGGGCGAAGCTGGTCGGCATCTACGCCGCCGGCGGCACCCGGGCCCAGGTGCGCAGCCAGGCGGAGGTGGCCCGCTTCTTCAAGGGCCTGGATCTGCTCGACCCGGGTGTCTCCCTGACCCACCGCTGGCGCCCCGACGACCCGCAGGGCCCGGGCCCGGAGCTCACCGACGCCGAGGTCAGCGCATGGGCCGGGGTGGGCATCAAGCCGTGA
- a CDS encoding helix-turn-helix transcriptional regulator has product MSEGRTGTGGTSAPTVLRMILGRRLQERRQDAGASLEDAAKALRVTSLTIRRLEKAEVALKPLYVEKLLETYGADRQEIDEFVVLAERANEPGWWHTYRDVLPNWFSAYVSLEAGARTLRTYEPHYVTGLLQTHAYARGVLRGGFPNEADEDLGRRVDLRLRRQSLLDRPDAPTLWVVMEEAVLHRVVGGPEVMREQIERLLEVSELDHVSVDVVPFTAGAHVGACAPFTYFRFEEPELPDVVYTEVLTGAMYLDQRSDVAAHLEAHNRMSLLTSDADSKALLNRMRKEYS; this is encoded by the coding sequence GTGAGCGAAGGCCGTACGGGCACGGGTGGCACCAGTGCTCCCACCGTGCTGCGCATGATCCTGGGCCGGCGACTGCAGGAACGCAGACAGGACGCGGGCGCCTCCCTGGAGGACGCGGCCAAGGCGCTCCGGGTCACCTCCCTGACCATCCGCCGCCTGGAGAAGGCCGAGGTCGCCCTCAAGCCGCTCTACGTCGAGAAGCTGCTGGAGACCTACGGGGCGGACCGGCAGGAGATCGACGAGTTCGTGGTGCTCGCCGAGCGGGCCAACGAACCCGGCTGGTGGCACACCTACCGGGACGTCCTGCCGAACTGGTTCAGCGCCTACGTCAGCCTGGAGGCGGGGGCCAGGACCCTGCGCACCTACGAACCCCATTACGTCACGGGGCTGCTGCAGACCCACGCCTACGCGCGCGGAGTGCTGCGGGGCGGTTTCCCGAACGAGGCCGACGAGGACCTCGGGCGGCGCGTGGACCTGCGGCTGCGCCGCCAGAGCCTGCTGGACAGACCCGACGCGCCCACGCTGTGGGTGGTCATGGAAGAGGCCGTGCTGCACCGGGTGGTCGGCGGCCCCGAGGTGATGCGGGAGCAGATCGAGCGGCTCCTGGAGGTCTCGGAACTGGACCACGTCAGCGTGGACGTCGTGCCGTTCACCGCGGGCGCCCACGTGGGCGCGTGCGCGCCGTTCACCTACTTCCGCTTCGAGGAGCCGGAACTCCCGGACGTCGTCTACACCGAGGTCCTCACCGGGGCGATGTACCTGGACCAGCGTTCCGACGTGGCGGCGCATCTGGAGGCGCACAACCGCATGTCCCTGCTGACCTCGGACGCGGACAGCAAGGCACTCCTGAACCGCATGCGCAAGGAGTACTCATGA
- a CDS encoding response regulator transcription factor: MTLRVLLADDQALLRGAFRMLLDSADDITVVGEAADGREAVRLTRELHPDVVVMDIRMPEVDGLTATSEICADPGLRASRILILTTYETDEYVAQALRAGAGGFIGKGIGAEDLLDAVRTIAAGDTLLSPAATRSLVARFLATPDDLPAHRPERLAVLTPREREMVALVATGLSNQEIAERMFLSPFTVRAHVQRAMTKLDARDRAQLVVIAYRTGLVQAAPDSGTDGSP; encoded by the coding sequence GTGACGCTGCGGGTGCTGCTCGCCGACGACCAGGCCCTGTTGCGCGGTGCCTTCCGGATGCTGCTCGACTCCGCCGACGACATCACCGTGGTCGGTGAGGCCGCCGACGGCCGGGAGGCGGTGCGACTCACCCGGGAGCTGCACCCGGACGTGGTGGTCATGGACATCCGCATGCCCGAGGTGGACGGACTCACCGCCACGTCCGAGATCTGCGCGGACCCCGGCCTGCGGGCCAGCCGCATCCTGATCCTCACCACGTACGAGACCGACGAGTACGTCGCCCAGGCACTGCGGGCCGGGGCCGGCGGCTTCATCGGCAAGGGCATCGGGGCCGAGGACCTGCTGGACGCGGTGCGGACGATCGCCGCGGGCGACACCCTTCTGTCCCCCGCCGCGACCCGCTCCCTGGTCGCCCGCTTCCTCGCCACACCGGACGACCTCCCCGCGCACCGCCCCGAACGGCTCGCCGTGCTCACCCCGCGCGAACGCGAGATGGTGGCCCTGGTCGCGACCGGCCTGTCCAACCAGGAGATCGCCGAGCGGATGTTCCTCAGTCCCTTCACCGTCCGCGCCCACGTGCAGCGCGCCATGACGAAGCTCGACGCCCGCGACCGCGCCCAACTCGTCGTCATCGCCTACCGCACGGGCCTGGTCCAGGCCGCTCCCGACAGCGGCACCGACGGCAGCCCGTAG
- a CDS encoding serine protease, protein MPIRPSARTRAGTRTAGAVTTTVLAAAALLSTAAPASAVKGGRPVTTAARPYAMLIEFEGSQFCTGTLIAPTKVLTAGHCVESAGDVSSLTVVGGRTQVDGTGGTERAVTSARMDSRYGSPGYAHDAAVLTLDAPMPYRTIKVAGPGDAKLVADGRKATVLGWGRTGPGVKGTRLKQATLVISPVTACRPYTDQDTDPAEMLCGMPRPGTTDSICPGDSGGPLISGGKVVGIVSSGNKYCDEQFPVSVFVRADSVSADLGIPTR, encoded by the coding sequence ATGCCGATCCGCCCTTCCGCAAGAACCCGTGCGGGCACCCGCACGGCCGGTGCCGTCACGACCACCGTGCTCGCCGCGGCCGCGCTTCTGTCCACCGCCGCTCCCGCCTCGGCCGTCAAGGGCGGCCGCCCGGTCACCACGGCGGCCAGGCCGTACGCCATGCTGATCGAGTTCGAGGGCAGCCAGTTCTGCACCGGGACGCTCATCGCGCCCACGAAGGTGCTCACGGCCGGGCACTGCGTGGAGAGCGCCGGTGACGTGTCCTCGCTGACGGTCGTCGGCGGCCGCACCCAGGTGGACGGCACCGGCGGCACGGAGCGGGCGGTCACCTCGGCCCGGATGGACTCGCGTTACGGATCGCCCGGTTACGCCCACGACGCCGCGGTCCTCACCCTGGACGCGCCGATGCCGTACCGGACGATCAAGGTGGCAGGCCCCGGCGACGCCAAGCTGGTGGCCGACGGCCGGAAGGCCACCGTGCTCGGCTGGGGACGTACCGGGCCCGGCGTCAAGGGAACCAGGCTCAAGCAGGCCACCCTCGTCATCTCGCCCGTCACCGCCTGCCGGCCGTACACCGACCAGGACACCGATCCCGCCGAGATGCTGTGCGGCATGCCCCGCCCCGGCACCACCGACAGCATCTGCCCCGGAGACTCCGGCGGTCCGCTGATCAGCGGCGGCAAGGTCGTGGGCATCGTGTCGTCCGGCAACAAGTACTGCGACGAGCAGTTCCCGGTCTCGGTCTTCGTACGGGCGGACTCGGTCTCCGCGGATCTGGGGATCCCCACCCGCTGA
- a CDS encoding sensor histidine kinase — protein sequence MTNTGGGGPRPRGRWWREAAITATAFALCLFGGVVNDGSTLSPPSATGYVIAVVSCAVLPVRHRAPLAAMAVTTASGVLAPFLGLLLSPLIVAPAVITAYSYALTARTERRAAGAVALVSTALLVASTPLFGALSWKDASRVGAVAAFPLVAGVLGHSVQNRRAYLAAMEERALRAEQSRDSEARRRVAEERVRIARELHDLVAHQITLANAQATVAAHLFDTRPEQTRKSLHELVETTSDALDDLRATVGLLRQSGDAAAPAEPAPGLSRLPTLLESFRRAGLQVSVHQEGTARPLPPGVDLTAYRIVQEALTNVTKHAGTGTARVGLVWNRDRVTITVADDGGGARTASTASTGPSVPVVGDRPSGYGLIGMRERATAVGGQLSAGRRPEGGFLVSTELPLPTGKDRPRGTGGATVAEGRTADSATVEAETGEAR from the coding sequence ATGACGAACACGGGGGGCGGCGGCCCGCGACCGCGCGGCAGGTGGTGGCGGGAGGCGGCGATCACGGCGACGGCGTTCGCGCTCTGTCTGTTCGGCGGTGTGGTGAACGACGGCAGCACGCTGTCACCGCCGTCCGCCACCGGCTACGTGATCGCCGTGGTGTCCTGTGCCGTGCTGCCGGTACGGCACCGGGCGCCGCTGGCCGCCATGGCCGTCACCACCGCGAGCGGTGTGCTGGCGCCCTTCCTGGGGCTGCTGCTCAGCCCCCTCATCGTGGCCCCCGCCGTGATCACCGCGTACTCCTACGCGCTCACCGCGCGCACCGAACGGCGGGCGGCCGGCGCGGTGGCGCTCGTCTCCACCGCACTGCTGGTCGCCTCGACCCCCCTGTTCGGCGCCCTCTCGTGGAAGGACGCCAGCAGGGTGGGGGCGGTGGCGGCGTTCCCGCTGGTGGCCGGAGTGCTGGGGCACTCGGTGCAGAACCGGCGGGCCTACCTGGCGGCCATGGAGGAACGGGCCCTGCGGGCCGAGCAGAGCCGGGACAGCGAGGCGCGTCGCCGGGTGGCCGAGGAGCGGGTGCGCATCGCCAGGGAACTGCACGACCTGGTGGCCCACCAGATCACCCTGGCCAACGCGCAGGCCACGGTCGCGGCCCACCTCTTCGACACCCGCCCGGAGCAGACCCGCAAGAGCCTCCACGAGCTCGTCGAGACCACCAGCGACGCGCTCGACGACCTGCGGGCCACGGTCGGTCTGCTGCGTCAGTCCGGGGACGCGGCCGCGCCCGCCGAACCGGCACCCGGGCTGTCCCGGCTGCCCACCCTCCTGGAGTCCTTCCGCCGCGCGGGACTTCAGGTGTCGGTGCACCAGGAGGGCACGGCCAGGCCACTGCCGCCAGGAGTGGACCTCACCGCCTACCGCATCGTCCAGGAGGCCCTGACCAACGTGACCAAGCACGCCGGCACCGGCACCGCCCGGGTGGGACTGGTCTGGAACCGCGATCGGGTGACCATCACCGTCGCTGACGACGGCGGGGGCGCCCGTACAGCGTCGACGGCGTCCACGGGGCCGAGCGTGCCCGTGGTGGGGGACCGTCCGTCCGGATACGGTCTGATCGGAATGCGGGAACGTGCCACCGCGGTCGGGGGGCAGCTCTCCGCGGGCAGGCGCCCGGAGGGCGGTTTCCTCGTCTCCACCGAGCTGCCCCTCCCGACCGGCAAGGACAGACCGCGGGGGACCGGTGGAGCCACGGTCGCCGAGGGACGGACGGCCGACTCGGCGACCGTCGAGGCGGAGACGGGGGAGGCGCGGTGA
- a CDS encoding NAD(P)-binding domain-containing protein gives MTQNTVEKTSLSLLGLGAMGSALARAWLAAGHPLTVWNRTPARARPLAAEGAKVADSAADAVSANSLVVICLLDDASVEETLAGADLAGRDLVNLTTGTPAQARERAEWARERGARYLDGGIMAVPPMIGAPEAGGYVFYSGSQDLFERHRETLAVPAGTTYVGRDAGFAALHDVALLSAMYGMFAGAAHAFALIRKEDIDPASFAPLLADWLTAMAPAVHLTAEQLRSGDYTQGVVSSLAMQVAGVPTFLRTAQQQGVSPELLSPYFALMRRRLAEGSGEEDLTGVIDLLLR, from the coding sequence ATGACACAGAACACTGTTGAGAAGACCTCCCTCTCACTCCTGGGCCTCGGCGCGATGGGATCGGCACTGGCCCGGGCCTGGCTGGCCGCGGGCCATCCGCTCACCGTCTGGAACCGGACTCCGGCCCGTGCCAGGCCTCTTGCCGCAGAGGGCGCCAAGGTCGCTGACAGCGCGGCCGACGCGGTCTCCGCGAACTCCCTGGTCGTGATCTGCCTGTTGGACGACGCCTCGGTCGAGGAGACGCTGGCCGGCGCCGACCTGGCCGGCCGGGACCTGGTGAACCTGACCACCGGGACCCCCGCCCAGGCTCGCGAGCGCGCCGAGTGGGCCCGCGAGCGGGGAGCCCGCTACCTGGACGGCGGGATCATGGCCGTTCCGCCGATGATCGGTGCCCCCGAGGCCGGTGGCTACGTCTTCTACAGCGGCTCGCAGGACCTGTTCGAGCGGCACCGCGAGACGCTGGCGGTGCCGGCCGGCACCACATACGTCGGCCGGGACGCGGGCTTCGCCGCGCTGCACGACGTGGCCCTGCTCAGCGCCATGTACGGCATGTTCGCGGGAGCCGCGCACGCCTTCGCCCTGATCCGCAAGGAGGACATCGACCCCGCGTCCTTCGCCCCGCTGCTCGCCGACTGGCTCACGGCGATGGCCCCGGCCGTGCACCTGACCGCCGAGCAGCTCCGGAGCGGCGATTACACCCAGGGGGTCGTCTCCAGCCTCGCCATGCAGGTGGCCGGCGTCCCGACCTTCCTGCGCACCGCGCAGCAGCAGGGCGTCAGCCCGGAACTGCTCAGCCCCTACTTCGCGTTGATGCGCCGCCGGCTGGCCGAGGGCAGCGGTGAGGAGGACCTGACGGGGGTGATCGACCTGCTGCTCCGCTGA
- a CDS encoding SDR family oxidoreductase, translating into MSIEAGDRPVALVTGSTSGIGEAVVRRLAADGTRVVVHSRRSAEAGQALAAQLGGLYLQADLGVEEEATGLVERALDHFGRLDVLVNNAGISWPIPHADLAAATAEDWRHLLEVNLIAPWLLCTAALPALRRSPGGGSIVNITSHAGVRPKGSSVPYAASKAALNHVTRLLAAALGPEVRVNAVAPGLVDTPMTKDWAQAHELWRERAPMHRPARPEDVAGLVASVIASGYLTGEVIVLDGGLNLT; encoded by the coding sequence ATGAGCATCGAAGCGGGAGACCGGCCCGTCGCCCTGGTCACCGGATCCACGTCGGGCATCGGCGAGGCCGTCGTACGGCGGCTCGCGGCGGACGGGACACGGGTCGTCGTGCACTCTCGGCGCAGCGCTGAGGCCGGGCAGGCGCTGGCGGCGCAGCTCGGCGGCCTCTACCTCCAGGCGGACCTCGGCGTCGAGGAGGAGGCCACAGGGCTGGTCGAGAGGGCGCTGGACCACTTCGGGCGGCTGGACGTCCTGGTGAACAACGCGGGCATCAGTTGGCCGATCCCGCACGCGGACCTCGCGGCGGCCACCGCGGAGGACTGGCGGCACCTGCTGGAGGTCAACCTCATCGCGCCCTGGCTGCTGTGCACCGCCGCCCTTCCGGCGCTACGGCGGTCCCCGGGGGGCGGCAGCATCGTCAACATCACCAGCCACGCCGGCGTACGGCCCAAGGGCTCCTCGGTGCCGTACGCGGCGAGCAAGGCCGCGCTGAACCACGTGACCCGGCTGCTCGCGGCCGCGCTCGGGCCCGAGGTACGGGTCAACGCGGTGGCACCGGGACTCGTGGACACGCCCATGACGAAGGACTGGGCGCAGGCGCACGAGCTGTGGCGGGAGCGTGCGCCGATGCACCGCCCGGCCCGGCCCGAGGACGTGGCCGGCCTGGTGGCGTCGGTCATCGCCAGCGGCTATCTGACCGGTGAGGTCATCGTGCTCGACGGCGGCCTGAACCTGACCTGA
- a CDS encoding MMPL family transporter — protein sequence MATFLYRIGRWAFRRRRLVGGLWLGVLVLAVGAAALAPAGEEEDLAMPGTESQKAFDLLDERFPQSNSQGAEARLVFQAPDGQRVTAGRNKAAVADALGSLDRGEQVASATDPYTTGAVSKDGTIAYSTILYTADAVDLTASTKSALEDAAGRARDAGLTVEIGGSALDAEEELGGTTEMIGVAVAAVVLVLALGSLVAAGLSLLTAFVGVAIAFGLVSALAAPLGLTSTVAVLALMLGLAVGIDYALFITSRFRDERARGSEPEEAAGRAVGTAGSAVVFAGATVIIALVGLGVVGIPELTKMGLGGAGAVALAVLVALTLVPALFGFFGRRVLSRAARKAARRGTPPPVPGTPARAGLGSRWARFVLRRPVAVLMAAGLGLGAVALPALSLELGLPGDESKSVETTQRRAYDLLSEGFGPGFNGPLTVVVDMSGSADTRATTDLVAKTVRAVDGVASVGEPVLNRAGNTAVLTAVPRTAPNSGETKDLVHAIRHAAEGVEADTGSGILVTGTTALNIDISEAMSDALVPYLSVVVGLAVLLLTVVFRSVLVPVKAALGFLLSVGAAFGVLVAVFQWGWAADLLGIEQTGPVMSLMPILIIGIVFGLAMDYEVFLLTRMREAYVHGASPGEAIVHGFRHSGRVVAAAAIIMVSVFAGFVGMNSPTIQTMGVGLAAAVAFDAFVVRMAIVPAVLALLGHRAWWLPRILNRVLPNVDIEGEALSRRVPAPAGASDPAVRRLPVGRD from the coding sequence GTGGCTACTTTTCTCTACCGGATCGGACGGTGGGCCTTCCGGCGGCGCCGCCTCGTGGGTGGTCTGTGGCTGGGTGTCCTGGTGCTGGCCGTCGGCGCGGCCGCCCTGGCGCCGGCCGGCGAGGAGGAGGACCTCGCCATGCCCGGCACCGAGTCCCAGAAGGCGTTCGACCTGCTGGACGAGCGGTTCCCGCAGAGCAACTCCCAAGGAGCCGAGGCCCGCCTGGTGTTCCAGGCGCCGGACGGACAGCGGGTGACGGCCGGTCGGAACAAGGCGGCCGTCGCGGACGCGCTCGGCTCGCTGGACCGGGGCGAACAGGTCGCCTCGGCCACCGATCCCTACACGACCGGTGCCGTCAGCAAGGACGGCACCATCGCCTACTCCACGATTCTCTACACCGCGGACGCCGTCGATCTGACCGCCTCGACGAAGAGCGCCCTGGAGGACGCCGCGGGCCGGGCCCGTGACGCGGGGCTGACCGTGGAGATCGGCGGCTCGGCCCTGGACGCGGAGGAGGAGCTGGGCGGGACCACGGAGATGATCGGCGTGGCGGTGGCCGCGGTGGTGCTGGTCCTCGCCCTCGGGTCGCTGGTCGCCGCCGGACTGTCCCTGCTGACCGCCTTCGTGGGCGTGGCCATCGCCTTCGGACTGGTCTCCGCGCTGGCCGCTCCACTCGGCCTGACGTCCACCGTCGCCGTCCTCGCGCTGATGCTGGGGCTGGCGGTCGGCATCGACTACGCGCTGTTCATCACCTCCCGCTTCCGTGACGAGCGCGCCCGGGGCAGTGAGCCGGAGGAGGCCGCCGGCCGGGCCGTGGGCACGGCAGGGTCCGCCGTGGTCTTCGCCGGCGCGACCGTGATCATCGCCCTGGTCGGGCTGGGGGTCGTCGGAATCCCCGAACTCACCAAGATGGGCCTGGGGGGCGCGGGTGCCGTGGCCCTCGCCGTACTCGTCGCCCTGACCCTGGTCCCCGCGCTGTTCGGCTTCTTCGGCCGGCGGGTCCTCTCCCGCGCTGCCCGCAAGGCCGCCCGGCGAGGAACCCCGCCCCCGGTGCCCGGCACACCCGCCCGGGCCGGGCTCGGCAGCCGCTGGGCGCGGTTCGTGCTGCGCCGGCCGGTGGCCGTGCTGATGGCCGCCGGGCTCGGTCTGGGCGCCGTGGCCCTGCCGGCGCTGAGCCTCGAACTCGGGCTGCCCGGAGACGAGTCCAAGTCGGTCGAGACCACCCAGCGTCGCGCCTACGACCTGCTGTCCGAGGGGTTCGGCCCCGGCTTCAACGGCCCGCTGACCGTGGTCGTCGACATGTCCGGATCCGCCGACACCCGGGCCACTACGGACCTGGTCGCCAAGACCGTGCGCGCCGTGGACGGGGTGGCGTCGGTCGGCGAGCCGGTGCTCAACCGGGCCGGGAACACGGCCGTCCTCACCGCCGTCCCGCGCACCGCACCGAACAGCGGCGAGACCAAGGACCTGGTGCACGCGATCCGGCACGCGGCTGAGGGCGTCGAGGCGGACACCGGCTCCGGCATCCTGGTGACCGGGACCACCGCGCTGAACATCGACATCTCCGAAGCCATGTCCGACGCCCTCGTCCCCTATCTGAGCGTGGTCGTCGGCCTGGCCGTCCTCCTGCTGACGGTGGTCTTCCGTTCGGTTCTGGTCCCGGTGAAGGCGGCTCTCGGCTTCCTGCTGTCGGTGGGTGCCGCCTTCGGTGTCCTCGTCGCCGTCTTCCAGTGGGGCTGGGCGGCGGACCTGCTCGGCATCGAACAGACCGGACCCGTCATGTCCCTGATGCCGATCCTGATCATCGGCATCGTGTTCGGCCTCGCCATGGACTACGAGGTCTTCCTCCTCACCCGCATGCGGGAGGCCTACGTCCATGGCGCGTCCCCCGGCGAGGCGATCGTCCACGGGTTCCGGCACAGCGGACGGGTGGTGGCCGCGGCGGCGATCATCATGGTGAGCGTGTTCGCCGGATTCGTCGGCATGAACAGTCCGACGATCCAGACGATGGGCGTCGGTCTGGCCGCCGCCGTCGCCTTCGACGCCTTCGTGGTGCGGATGGCGATCGTGCCCGCCGTCCTGGCTCTGCTCGGCCACCGGGCCTGGTGGCTGCCCCGTATCCTGAACCGCGTGCTGCCGAATGTCGACATCGAGGGTGAGGCACTGAGCAGGCGTGTCCCCGCCCCCGCCGGCGCCTCGGACCCCGCGGTGCGGCGACTGCCCGTCGGCCGGGACTGA
- a CDS encoding ATP-binding protein — protein MSPHTTSSPQLLDAVDQERTHWIELPAHRSSVGVARRSVGTRLKAWSLPGELCSDAVLLLSELATNAVCHTLSARILCGIGLVTDEILRLEVHDHDHSGPRLRRCRAGLDDEGGRGLFLVEELADTWGVDRSRLTGGNAVWANLMA, from the coding sequence GTGTCCCCCCACACGACCTCGTCCCCGCAGCTGTTAGACGCCGTGGACCAGGAACGCACCCACTGGATCGAACTTCCCGCCCACCGCTCCAGCGTCGGGGTCGCCCGGCGCTCCGTCGGCACCCGGCTCAAGGCCTGGAGCCTGCCGGGCGAGCTGTGCTCGGACGCGGTGCTGCTCCTGTCCGAACTGGCCACCAACGCCGTGTGCCACACCCTCAGCGCGCGCATCCTGTGCGGCATCGGACTGGTCACCGACGAGATCCTGCGGCTGGAGGTGCACGACCACGACCACTCGGGTCCCCGGCTGCGCCGGTGCCGTGCGGGCCTCGACGACGAGGGCGGGCGCGGGCTGTTCCTGGTGGAGGAACTCGCGGACACCTGGGGGGTGGACCGCTCAAGACTCACCGGCGGCAACGCCGTGTGGGCGAACCTGATGGCCTGA